A single genomic interval of Granulicella tundricola MP5ACTX9 harbors:
- a CDS encoding nuclear transport factor 2 family protein, with product MENTKNTELLLQQLLDRQEIQDTISRYSQGQDAHQGEDSNILEQWDNTFAKDGTVDYSAAGGTKGSYRDLAKWMRGDGATPGSMSGFSNWQHMLSLPIVTLTGDTAKARTDFFATHRGKKENNFNVHYNASGAFHDELVRTPEGWRIQFRRLEVYFGDPLQIAKLG from the coding sequence ATGGAAAACACCAAGAACACCGAACTTCTTCTTCAGCAGCTTTTGGATCGTCAAGAGATTCAAGACACCATCTCGCGTTACTCGCAGGGACAAGACGCTCACCAAGGCGAGGATTCCAACATCTTGGAACAATGGGATAACACCTTCGCCAAGGACGGCACGGTCGACTACAGCGCCGCAGGCGGAACGAAGGGTTCCTACCGTGACCTCGCCAAGTGGATGCGCGGAGATGGGGCGACGCCTGGCAGCATGAGCGGCTTCTCCAACTGGCAGCACATGTTGAGTCTGCCGATCGTGACACTCACTGGGGACACCGCGAAGGCGCGAACCGACTTCTTCGCGACACACCGCGGCAAGAAGGAGAACAATTTCAACGTTCACTACAATGCCTCGGGCGCCTTCCATGATGAACTCGTTCGCACTCCCGAAGGCTGGCGCATTCAATTCCGTCGCCTAGAGGTCTACTTCGGCGATCCTTTGCAGATCGCAAAGCTGGGCTAA
- a CDS encoding winged helix-turn-helix transcriptional regulator — protein MKAKDAALSRACSAQELEDALHVLDGRWKTLIIYHLFTAPVLRFSDLQRAINGISQKMLIQQLRNLEDDGVIFRKVYPVVPPKVEYGLTKDGLALRPALQALQDWAKSRTSFKV, from the coding sequence ATGAAAGCTAAAGATGCGGCACTTTCTCGTGCGTGTTCCGCGCAAGAACTCGAAGATGCGCTTCACGTTCTTGACGGCCGATGGAAGACCCTCATCATCTACCACCTCTTCACTGCACCGGTTCTCCGGTTCTCTGACCTGCAACGAGCTATCAATGGAATCTCGCAGAAGATGCTCATACAGCAATTGAGAAATTTAGAGGACGACGGGGTGATCTTCCGTAAGGTCTACCCCGTTGTCCCTCCGAAGGTGGAGTACGGTCTGACAAAAGATGGCTTGGCCCTACGCCCTGCTCTCCAGGCGCTTCAAGATTGGGCGAAATCAAGGACCTCCTTCAAAGTCTGA
- a CDS encoding NAD-dependent malic enzyme produces MNSLTGIALLEDPKENRGTAFNQAEREEKGLVGLLPPVVETLENQVKRCLYQLSKKNNDLEQYIYLAQLADDNQTLFFAVLATDPARFLKIVYDPTVGTACLEFGHIYRKPNGMYLSMDQRGKLKEVLKNWPVGDVRVICVSTGGRILGLGDLGTNGMGIPIGKLQLYTACAAVQPDVLLPVLLDCGTDNEKLLNDPLYLGLKQKRPTTDELDAFVQEFVDAVQERFPKCCIHFEDWKGTDALRLLARYVTEISCYNDDIQGTGSVTVAGLYNAMKISKGDLKDQRVLFFGAGSAGIGIANMIASAMKLEGLSEREARERISLFDVNGLLEPSRKDLSPDQLPYAHPAQPTKDLVAAINELKPTILIGVSTVGGTFTQQVIEAMSKLNERPVIFALSNPTEHAECTAEDAYKFSKGKAIYAAGVQFDPVTIDGKTYEPSQANNFYIFPAVGMAIVATEAEHVPDEIFIAAAKATADQVTDEQLAKGILFPEQADVQKVSHVTAVKSAEKIFELGLARIDKPESVDTLVTSLEYKPIYSE; encoded by the coding sequence ATGAATAGCTTGACCGGCATTGCACTACTGGAAGATCCCAAAGAAAACCGCGGCACCGCATTCAATCAGGCCGAGCGCGAAGAGAAAGGCCTGGTCGGCCTCCTGCCCCCGGTAGTTGAGACACTGGAAAACCAAGTAAAGCGGTGCCTCTACCAACTCAGCAAGAAAAACAACGACTTGGAGCAGTACATCTATTTGGCCCAGTTGGCGGATGATAACCAAACCCTGTTCTTCGCAGTGCTGGCGACGGATCCTGCTCGCTTTCTGAAGATTGTCTACGATCCCACGGTCGGCACGGCGTGTCTTGAGTTTGGGCACATCTACCGCAAGCCGAACGGGATGTACCTCTCCATGGATCAACGAGGCAAGTTGAAAGAAGTACTGAAAAATTGGCCCGTGGGAGATGTGCGAGTGATATGCGTGTCCACAGGCGGACGCATCCTCGGATTGGGCGACCTCGGGACAAACGGTATGGGGATCCCAATTGGGAAGTTGCAACTTTACACTGCTTGCGCTGCGGTGCAACCCGATGTCCTGCTTCCTGTTCTGCTCGATTGCGGAACTGACAACGAGAAGTTGCTGAACGATCCCTTGTACCTGGGCCTGAAGCAAAAGCGACCGACCACGGACGAGCTCGATGCCTTTGTTCAGGAGTTCGTTGATGCTGTGCAAGAGCGGTTTCCGAAATGCTGCATTCATTTTGAAGACTGGAAGGGCACGGACGCCCTGCGCTTGCTGGCTCGCTATGTCACTGAAATCAGCTGCTACAACGATGACATTCAGGGTACGGGTAGTGTGACCGTCGCTGGACTGTACAACGCCATGAAAATCTCGAAGGGAGATCTCAAGGACCAGCGGGTTCTGTTCTTTGGCGCTGGTTCAGCCGGCATCGGGATCGCGAATATGATCGCGTCCGCAATGAAGCTCGAAGGGCTCAGTGAGAGGGAAGCACGAGAACGGATCTCGTTATTCGATGTGAACGGGCTCTTGGAACCATCTCGGAAGGACCTCTCACCAGATCAGTTGCCCTATGCGCATCCGGCTCAACCAACGAAAGATCTGGTCGCGGCGATCAATGAGCTGAAGCCGACAATTCTGATCGGCGTCAGCACCGTGGGTGGAACGTTTACGCAACAGGTGATCGAGGCGATGTCGAAGCTCAATGAGCGTCCCGTGATCTTCGCGCTGTCCAATCCCACCGAGCACGCTGAATGCACGGCAGAGGACGCATACAAGTTCTCGAAGGGGAAGGCTATCTACGCAGCAGGTGTCCAATTTGATCCCGTCACGATCGATGGCAAGACTTACGAACCCAGCCAGGCGAACAACTTCTACATCTTCCCGGCTGTTGGCATGGCTATCGTAGCTACTGAGGCAGAGCATGTTCCCGATGAGATCTTCATCGCTGCCGCAAAGGCGACCGCGGATCAGGTGACAGACGAGCAACTTGCCAAGGGAATTCTCTTCCCGGAGCAGGCGGACGTGCAGAAGGTTTCACACGTGACCGCTGTGAAGTCTGCGGAGAAAATCTTCGAACTCGGCCTTGCACGGATCGATAAGCCAGAATCAGTCGACACACTCGTCACGTCGCTTGAGTACAAGCCCATCTACAGCGAGTAA
- the fumC gene encoding class II fumarate hydratase, producing MSMVEDTQVVDGHFKPGDVLEEGRWRIEFDSMGQVKVPADRLWGAQTQRSLIHFSIGNDHMPVEVYHAYGYVKKAAAIVNERLGLLPKEKSDLIVKSADEVIEGKLDANFPLYVWQTGSGTQSNMNVNEVISNRSIQLANGTVGAQDPVHPNDHVNMSQSSNDTFPTAMHIAAVKELKEILIPKVSALLTAIENKANQWQHIVKIGRTHLEDATPLTVGQEWSGYVVQIRSALKRIEAALPGLYQLAAGGTAVGTGINTPEHFGTKIAAEIAELTGYPFITAPNKFEAQGSLDGMVAAHAALRGLAVPLMKIANDMRWLASGPRCGIAELLLPANEPGSSIMPGKVNPTQCEAIVMICIQVIGDDTAVAFAGSQGNFELNAMRPIIINNFLHSARILADGSEKLRVFSVEGTEVNEKKVSEYVQNSLMLGTALSPVIGYDNASKIAHTAQDDGTTLREAAIKTGLIDAKKFDEVVKPHTMVGNTTLNFGV from the coding sequence ATGTCAATGGTCGAAGATACGCAGGTCGTGGACGGACATTTCAAGCCAGGGGATGTCCTTGAGGAGGGTCGGTGGCGAATCGAGTTCGACTCGATGGGGCAGGTGAAGGTGCCAGCAGATCGCCTGTGGGGAGCTCAAACACAGCGTTCTCTGATTCACTTCTCTATCGGAAATGACCACATGCCCGTCGAGGTTTATCACGCTTACGGGTATGTCAAGAAGGCCGCTGCGATTGTGAACGAGCGTCTTGGCCTGCTTCCGAAAGAAAAGTCGGACTTGATCGTGAAGAGCGCCGACGAAGTGATCGAAGGCAAGCTCGACGCGAACTTTCCGCTCTACGTGTGGCAAACCGGAAGCGGCACACAGAGCAACATGAATGTGAACGAGGTCATCTCCAATCGCTCCATTCAACTTGCGAATGGGACGGTAGGTGCTCAGGATCCCGTACACCCAAACGACCATGTGAATATGTCGCAGAGTTCCAATGACACTTTTCCTACCGCGATGCATATCGCAGCGGTGAAAGAACTCAAAGAAATCCTGATCCCAAAGGTCAGCGCGCTTCTGACCGCGATCGAAAACAAAGCCAACCAGTGGCAGCACATCGTAAAGATCGGACGAACGCACCTGGAGGACGCTACGCCTCTCACCGTCGGGCAGGAATGGTCCGGTTATGTTGTGCAGATCCGTTCGGCGCTAAAACGAATTGAAGCAGCATTGCCAGGACTCTATCAACTTGCAGCAGGCGGAACGGCTGTTGGAACGGGAATCAATACTCCGGAGCACTTCGGGACGAAGATTGCAGCCGAGATTGCGGAACTTACTGGATACCCGTTCATCACAGCTCCAAACAAGTTTGAGGCCCAAGGCTCGCTCGACGGGATGGTTGCCGCCCATGCAGCGCTCCGGGGACTTGCAGTTCCGCTGATGAAAATTGCAAACGATATGCGCTGGCTCGCTTCTGGCCCTCGCTGCGGGATTGCGGAGCTACTCCTTCCTGCCAATGAGCCCGGATCGTCGATCATGCCCGGCAAAGTCAACCCGACCCAATGCGAAGCGATCGTGATGATTTGCATTCAAGTAATTGGCGACGATACAGCGGTGGCGTTCGCAGGCTCTCAAGGCAACTTCGAGTTGAATGCAATGCGCCCGATTATCATCAACAACTTCCTTCACTCCGCGAGAATTTTGGCCGACGGAAGCGAGAAGCTCCGCGTATTTTCGGTCGAAGGCACCGAGGTCAACGAAAAGAAAGTGAGTGAGTACGTCCAAAACTCGCTCATGTTGGGTACCGCTCTGAGCCCCGTGATCGGTTATGACAACGCATCGAAAATCGCCCACACCGCTCAAGATGATGGCACCACATTGCGCGAAGCTGCGATCAAGACAGGTCTGATCGATGCGAAGAAATTCGATGAGGTGGTCAAACCGCACACCATGGTCGGCAACACCACATTGAACTTCGGCGTCTAG
- a CDS encoding winged helix-turn-helix transcriptional regulator: MASWRCRDLRRFASSVSEVPQRSPEDRQPVTRRKEEEIPRATWTLSVLYGKWKLKVLVEMRDRPVRISELQRNVAGATKKMLIDTLHALEADGIVERKEFEAAVRHVEYGIMPSLREPTC, translated from the coding sequence ATGGCTTCGTGGCGTTGCCGCGATTTGAGGCGTTTCGCTTCGTCTGTCTCAGAAGTTCCCCAACGATCACCTGAGGACCGTCAGCCAGTGACAAGAAGAAAAGAAGAAGAAATCCCCCGTGCTACTTGGACACTTTCGGTTCTATACGGTAAGTGGAAGCTAAAGGTCCTTGTCGAGATGCGAGATCGGCCCGTCAGGATCAGTGAGCTTCAGCGAAATGTCGCGGGCGCGACGAAGAAGATGCTGATCGACACCCTACATGCACTCGAAGCAGACGGGATCGTTGAGCGCAAAGAGTTCGAAGCTGCAGTCCGGCACGTCGAGTACGGAATCATGCCGTCACTCCGAGAACCAACGTGCTAG
- a CDS encoding CoA transferase has translation MPGKQSKAKRSHLSGELSAFSSLLEHLQLAHHFKGDATMVGDDPIIRSPHKLGEASATAQLLIGAAGAAIWAAKTGQSTDIEIGVFDALHFLHPTHYVSQAGHPINVGAEFVETNGIFQCKDGRHVMIEAGPPYPKLLKGYLDFFDCGNNKKSIAREIDKWNAKDLEDALAVAGLPCCRAFGREEWLKTEQGALLSKVPVIEIEKIADGDPIPFSGAASPLENIQVLDFTHVLAGPRSTRSLAEYGAEVLHVSAPAYPDTLAQHLGVDVGKRCAYLDLRNPDELATMHRLASQADVFATTYRNAVNRKFGLTPQELASRSERGIVCMTANAYGHSGPWTDRPGFDQNGQVASGFAVREGGDGPPRFSPVFYLADLMTGYFAAAGTMAALLRRSIEGGSYNVKLSLSRSAMWVQELGLLPLDEQANVPSEDKHPPTLTTIDTVYGPLSFLASPIRFSNLSLPSAFQLEPYGASAPAWLRGVAAI, from the coding sequence ATGCCGGGGAAGCAGTCTAAGGCTAAGCGTTCACACCTAAGCGGTGAGTTGTCTGCATTCTCTTCTTTACTGGAGCATCTCCAGCTTGCTCATCATTTCAAGGGCGACGCCACGATGGTCGGGGATGATCCCATCATTCGCTCTCCTCATAAACTTGGCGAAGCCTCAGCTACCGCGCAATTGCTGATTGGCGCTGCAGGTGCAGCCATCTGGGCCGCCAAGACGGGGCAGTCCACAGACATTGAAATAGGCGTCTTTGATGCGCTGCACTTCCTTCACCCGACCCACTATGTCAGCCAGGCTGGACACCCAATCAACGTCGGGGCTGAATTCGTTGAGACGAATGGAATCTTCCAGTGCAAAGATGGTCGGCACGTGATGATCGAAGCTGGACCACCGTACCCCAAACTCTTGAAGGGGTATCTCGACTTCTTCGATTGCGGCAATAACAAGAAGTCGATCGCACGCGAGATCGACAAATGGAATGCAAAGGATCTCGAAGACGCGCTTGCCGTTGCCGGCTTGCCCTGCTGCCGTGCTTTTGGTCGCGAGGAGTGGCTGAAGACGGAGCAGGGCGCGCTTCTGAGCAAGGTCCCGGTCATCGAGATCGAAAAGATAGCGGACGGAGACCCAATCCCATTCTCTGGAGCTGCGTCTCCCTTAGAGAACATCCAAGTCTTGGACTTTACGCACGTCTTGGCTGGACCCAGGAGCACTCGCTCTCTCGCAGAGTATGGCGCGGAGGTGCTCCACGTGAGTGCTCCGGCTTATCCCGACACTCTTGCGCAGCACCTCGGGGTAGACGTTGGAAAACGGTGCGCCTATTTAGACCTCCGCAATCCAGACGAACTTGCGACGATGCACAGACTCGCCTCGCAGGCAGATGTGTTCGCAACAACGTACCGCAATGCAGTGAATAGGAAGTTTGGCCTCACGCCACAGGAGTTGGCATCAAGGAGCGAGCGCGGCATCGTCTGCATGACTGCAAACGCATATGGCCATAGTGGCCCTTGGACTGACCGCCCCGGGTTCGATCAGAATGGCCAAGTCGCTTCTGGTTTCGCAGTGCGCGAAGGCGGAGACGGCCCACCTAGGTTCTCGCCAGTATTTTACCTCGCAGACCTGATGACAGGCTATTTCGCTGCCGCGGGCACGATGGCGGCGCTGCTTCGCCGATCAATTGAGGGTGGGTCATACAACGTCAAGCTGTCTCTTTCGAGAAGCGCGATGTGGGTTCAAGAGCTAGGATTGCTACCACTCGACGAGCAAGCGAATGTGCCGAGCGAAGACAAGCACCCGCCGACGTTGACCACAATCGACACGGTTTACGGGCCGCTCTCTTTCCTTGCCTCGCCCATCCGATTCTCCAACCTGAGTCTTCCATCGGCATTCCAGCTGGAGCCCTACGGAGCCAGCGCACCAGCATGGCTTCGTGGCGTTGCCGCGATTTGA
- a CDS encoding DUF2490 domain-containing protein produces the protein MRTALGLMLATLIFLSDTSAAQMGGTSRSAWFSYFGDQPISTHWAIHAEGSCRRTFDLSQFEQVELRPGLTLLENRSHQSLVAYTFFRTHATDDGSFGPTPADQRQVEKRLFEQHQIALRLRNREGSVPELIQRFRIEQRWRATGPNGGEFEPTAFSQRARYRLTAKIPFSNSTSTGHYFVAYNEVYTNASLKRDLLNADVTYGALGTRMGRDWALEVGYQFRFAPTSLGVTGPQDHSLQVYLLSTAPFRHRRH, from the coding sequence ATGAGAACGGCATTGGGCTTAATGCTGGCAACTCTTATCTTCCTGTCTGATACAAGTGCAGCGCAAATGGGAGGAACAAGTCGAAGCGCCTGGTTCAGCTACTTCGGCGATCAGCCCATTTCTACCCATTGGGCAATTCATGCGGAGGGCTCCTGCAGAAGAACATTCGACTTATCTCAGTTTGAGCAAGTTGAGCTCAGGCCTGGGTTGACCCTCCTCGAAAACCGTTCCCATCAAAGCCTGGTCGCCTACACGTTTTTTCGGACCCATGCCACAGACGATGGGAGCTTTGGCCCAACACCCGCCGACCAACGTCAGGTTGAAAAGCGGCTCTTCGAGCAACATCAGATCGCGCTACGATTGCGCAACCGCGAAGGCTCCGTTCCGGAACTCATTCAGCGGTTCCGCATAGAGCAACGTTGGAGAGCGACGGGGCCGAATGGCGGCGAATTTGAACCCACTGCCTTTAGTCAACGAGCACGCTATCGGTTAACGGCAAAGATCCCGTTCAGCAACTCTACTTCGACAGGGCACTACTTCGTTGCCTATAACGAGGTCTATACGAATGCCAGTCTCAAGCGTGATCTGCTGAATGCAGATGTGACCTACGGTGCGCTCGGGACGCGTATGGGCCGGGACTGGGCGCTAGAGGTCGGCTATCAATTTCGGTTTGCTCCGACCTCTTTGGGAGTCACTGGTCCCCAAGATCACTCGCTACAGGTCTACCTGCTCTCAACGGCTCCCTTCCGTCATAGAAGACATTGA
- a CDS encoding IS5 family transposase: MKQQTFASQSIFEKYGRKSRRELFLDEMEVVVPWPELQALVEPHYPKAGNGRRPVGLAIMLRTYFMQQWFNLSDPGVEEAFYESFTLRRFAGVDLGVAPAPDETTVLRFRHLLEKHDLGGAMLDAVNLHLAARGIRIETGTIVDATIIHAPSSTKNEKKERDPAMRQTRKGKQWYFGLKAHIGVDAKEGHVHSVATSAANVSDVHMLPDLLHGEERKVWGDGGYQGQTKAIRQAAPKAQDMTCKRTRFKNYVDEAAKKKNTTKSKVRAKVEHVFRILKRVFGFDKVRYRGIAKNHHRLCANFALINLYLHRKHLAGTAA, encoded by the coding sequence ATGAAGCAGCAGACGTTTGCGTCCCAGTCGATCTTTGAGAAGTATGGGCGGAAGTCTCGGCGGGAGCTGTTTTTGGATGAGATGGAAGTGGTTGTTCCGTGGCCCGAGTTACAGGCTCTGGTCGAACCGCACTACCCGAAGGCCGGCAACGGCCGTCGTCCTGTCGGGCTTGCGATCATGCTTCGGACGTACTTTATGCAACAGTGGTTCAACTTGTCCGACCCCGGCGTCGAAGAGGCGTTTTATGAGTCCTTCACGCTGCGGCGGTTCGCTGGTGTTGACCTGGGCGTGGCTCCGGCACCGGATGAAACGACAGTGCTGCGCTTCCGCCACCTGCTCGAAAAGCATGACCTTGGCGGTGCCATGCTCGACGCGGTGAACCTGCATCTGGCGGCCAGGGGCATCCGCATCGAGACCGGCACGATCGTGGATGCGACCATTATTCATGCGCCTTCTTCGACCAAGAACGAGAAGAAAGAGCGTGATCCGGCGATGCGTCAGACTCGTAAGGGCAAGCAGTGGTACTTCGGACTGAAGGCGCACATCGGCGTTGATGCAAAAGAAGGTCACGTGCACTCAGTGGCAACGTCGGCGGCCAACGTCTCCGACGTACACATGCTGCCGGATCTGCTACATGGGGAGGAGCGCAAGGTGTGGGGCGACGGCGGCTATCAAGGCCAGACCAAGGCCATCCGGCAGGCCGCGCCCAAGGCCCAGGACATGACCTGCAAGCGAACCAGGTTCAAGAACTATGTCGATGAAGCGGCAAAGAAGAAGAATACGACGAAATCAAAAGTAAGAGCGAAAGTAGAACACGTCTTCCGTATCCTGAAGCGCGTCTTCGGCTTCGACAAGGTACGCTACAGAGGCATCGCCAAGAACCATCACCGGCTATGCGCCAACTTCGCCCTCATCAACCTCTACCTCCACCGCAAGCACCTGGCGGGAACCGCCGCCTAG
- a CDS encoding alpha/beta fold hydrolase, with product MNRRVFASTGIGAALTAVLPRAADSQAKGAPSPVDLDRNLPSSRPSPTACSTMPEIPDLPSDVLSQKLLPGFRRQRIHTSGAEINVLTRGTGQPLLLIHGHPETHLTWRKIAPALAEEYTVVLPDLRGYGDSSKPGYSPNHSDYSFRAMALDQVEVMKQLGHERFMVAGHDRGGRVAHRLCLDHPEVVEKVALLDIAPTLTMYEHTNKEFATKYVWWFLQIQPSPMPEHLIGLDSAFYLRDHLAVQGKTPGCISPEVMAEYIRCYCCLGTIRAVCEDYRAAAGIDLGSLCAGGRFDDVGV from the coding sequence ATGAACCGCCGTGTATTTGCCTCCACCGGAATAGGCGCAGCACTGACTGCGGTGTTGCCTCGCGCTGCGGATTCACAGGCTAAAGGCGCGCCAAGTCCTGTCGATCTAGACAGGAACCTTCCCAGCAGCCGGCCAAGTCCTACAGCTTGCTCGACTATGCCCGAAATTCCAGACCTCCCATCTGATGTTTTGTCACAAAAGCTCTTGCCAGGGTTTAGGCGGCAAAGGATTCATACGTCCGGGGCAGAGATCAATGTTCTTACGAGGGGCACTGGCCAGCCGCTATTGCTGATTCACGGCCATCCGGAAACCCATCTGACTTGGCGTAAAATCGCACCGGCGCTAGCTGAGGAATACACCGTTGTCCTTCCCGATCTCCGCGGCTACGGAGACTCAAGCAAGCCGGGATACAGTCCCAATCACAGCGACTACTCATTTAGGGCAATGGCACTCGATCAGGTCGAGGTCATGAAGCAGCTGGGGCACGAGCGTTTTATGGTGGCCGGCCACGATCGCGGAGGGCGAGTAGCGCACCGACTCTGTTTGGATCACCCGGAGGTGGTCGAGAAGGTCGCTCTGCTTGACATCGCTCCGACGCTCACCATGTACGAGCATACTAATAAGGAGTTCGCGACCAAGTATGTTTGGTGGTTCCTGCAGATTCAACCCTCTCCGATGCCGGAGCATCTCATCGGGCTCGACTCCGCCTTCTATCTCAGAGACCACCTCGCAGTGCAAGGGAAGACTCCGGGTTGCATTTCGCCTGAGGTTATGGCGGAGTACATCCGATGCTACTGCTGCCTTGGAACCATTCGAGCCGTGTGCGAAGACTATCGTGCAGCGGCGGGAATCGATCTAGGGAGCCTCTGCGCAGGCGGCCGATTTGACGATGTCGGTGTGTGA
- a CDS encoding cupin domain-containing protein, which yields MTEQKEFVLAGVVMKQQLSGADTNGSFSLFENRSGGQSKTPIHVHADDDETLFIIEGEMKAIIAGNEQTIKAGESIFLPRGIPHQLINSSGHPSHYMLLCTPSGFEGFLAEGGHLKGPDEVVGPPTPEDIERLKTAAPKFGITLLPGW from the coding sequence ATGACAGAACAGAAGGAGTTCGTACTCGCTGGCGTTGTGATGAAGCAGCAGCTTTCGGGTGCGGATACTAACGGATCGTTCTCTCTCTTCGAGAATCGCAGCGGCGGGCAATCGAAGACGCCAATCCACGTGCATGCAGACGATGATGAAACTCTCTTCATCATCGAAGGTGAGATGAAAGCGATCATCGCGGGCAATGAACAGACGATCAAGGCTGGTGAGTCAATCTTCTTGCCTCGTGGCATACCTCACCAGCTCATAAATTCGAGCGGACATCCTTCGCATTACATGTTGCTTTGCACACCCAGCGGCTTCGAAGGGTTCCTAGCGGAAGGTGGTCATCTGAAGGGGCCTGACGAAGTGGTGGGCCCACCCACGCCAGAAGATATCGAGCGCCTCAAGACAGCTGCCCCGAAGTTTGGCATCACGCTACTTCCAGGTTGGTAG
- a CDS encoding cupin domain-containing protein, giving the protein MSNTEKQQGPTAYSREVGVDSTIKYMGQVITTLAKATETNGRFSLMEVKVRPGLEPPVHIHEREHELFFVIEGSVRFYTPEKTFDVHAGGVGFLPQGKAHTFACLTDELRALILVGATGVETVGMDGYLLQMGEAARDMDVPDPSTIAPIEDPTEVIKAGAAWGIRFLSPEETKAALPEYPGFGVRVS; this is encoded by the coding sequence ATGTCAAACACTGAGAAGCAGCAAGGTCCCACCGCGTACTCCCGCGAGGTAGGAGTCGATTCCACCATCAAGTACATGGGCCAGGTCATTACCACTTTGGCGAAGGCTACCGAAACGAATGGACGATTTTCTCTGATGGAGGTGAAAGTGCGGCCTGGTCTAGAGCCGCCCGTGCATATCCATGAGCGCGAACATGAACTGTTCTTCGTGATTGAAGGTTCGGTTCGCTTTTACACGCCCGAGAAGACCTTTGATGTACATGCCGGTGGGGTCGGATTTCTCCCGCAGGGTAAAGCCCACACATTTGCCTGTCTCACCGACGAACTGCGCGCCCTCATTTTGGTTGGAGCCACCGGCGTAGAGACGGTCGGCATGGACGGCTACCTGCTGCAGATGGGTGAGGCGGCCCGAGACATGGATGTTCCCGACCCATCAACGATCGCACCAATCGAGGATCCTACCGAGGTCATTAAGGCCGGAGCTGCTTGGGGCATCCGCTTTTTGTCTCCTGAAGAAACGAAGGCCGCGCTACCGGAATATCCCGGCTTCGGCGTTCGAGTCTCCTAA
- a CDS encoding alkene reductase, which yields MPTLLDPIRIGDLELPNRVLMAPMTRLRASVQNIPTRLMTEYYTQRASAGLIIAEATPVAPMALGYAQVAGIWSEEQIKAWQDVTSSVHQHGGRIFLQLWHVGRISDPMFLHGALPVAPSSIAAAGHVSLVRPEKAFVTPRALETEEVYGVVEEFRLAAMNAQRAGFDGVEIHAATGYLVDQFLESGTNHRSDDFGGTLENRARLLLLIVDACTSVWGSGRVGVRVSPRGDRHDVSDANPAETFKYVARECGRLKLAYLHAREFRAADSLGPDLKRDFGGVFIANENFTFGSANEALARGEADAVSFARLFISNPDLPKRFANGAVLSSADPATFYAHGSEGYVDHPAM from the coding sequence ATGCCAACCTTACTTGATCCCATACGAATCGGCGATCTCGAACTTCCGAACCGCGTTCTTATGGCTCCTATGACTCGACTGCGCGCGAGCGTTCAGAACATACCCACCCGTCTCATGACGGAGTACTACACCCAGCGAGCGTCTGCAGGTCTCATCATTGCGGAGGCGACACCGGTCGCGCCTATGGCTCTTGGCTACGCACAGGTCGCCGGAATCTGGTCAGAAGAGCAGATCAAAGCGTGGCAGGATGTCACATCCTCCGTTCATCAACATGGCGGGCGCATTTTCTTGCAACTGTGGCATGTCGGAAGAATTTCGGATCCGATGTTCCTACACGGCGCTCTTCCGGTCGCCCCCTCCTCCATCGCTGCAGCTGGTCATGTTTCCCTCGTTCGCCCGGAGAAAGCTTTCGTCACACCGCGAGCCTTGGAGACGGAAGAAGTCTATGGAGTTGTGGAAGAGTTTCGGCTTGCAGCAATGAATGCTCAACGAGCCGGCTTCGATGGGGTAGAGATCCATGCAGCAACCGGATACCTCGTCGATCAGTTTCTAGAGTCCGGGACGAATCATCGCTCGGACGACTTCGGCGGCACACTCGAAAATCGAGCTCGTCTTTTGCTTCTCATCGTCGACGCATGCACTTCGGTGTGGGGCTCTGGCCGTGTCGGGGTGCGGGTTTCTCCCCGAGGTGATCGCCACGACGTGTCCGATGCCAACCCTGCGGAAACGTTCAAGTATGTGGCCAGAGAATGTGGGCGACTCAAGCTGGCGTACCTACACGCCCGTGAGTTCCGCGCCGCCGACTCACTCGGCCCTGACTTGAAGCGCGACTTCGGCGGAGTCTTCATTGCCAACGAGAATTTCACATTCGGATCAGCGAACGAAGCTCTTGCGCGAGGAGAGGCAGACGCCGTGTCTTTCGCGAGGTTGTTCATCTCGAATCCGGATTTGCCAAAGCGGTTTGCAAACGGTGCAGTTCTCAGCTCAGCTGACCCTGCGACTTTTTACGCTCATGGAAGCGAAGGGTACGTGGATCACCCTGCAATGTAA